Within Chelatococcus sp. HY11, the genomic segment TGCGCAGCATCCATGCGCAGGCGCCGCTCGCGGGCGTCCTGACCATGAGCCCGGGAAACCCGACCGGCACCCTGATGGGCCGCGACGCCCTTGAAGCGGTCGGGCGAACCTGCCGGGAGCTGGGGCTCTGGTTCATCTCCGATGAGATCTATCACGGCCTCACCTACGAGACGCCGGCTGAAACGGCGCTTGCCTTCGACGACGACGCCATCATCGTCAATTCCTTCTCCAAGTATTTTTGCATGACGGGCTGGCGCGTCGGCTGGCTGGTGGTGCCGGAACGGATCGTTCGTCCCATCGAGCGGCTCGCGCAGAATCTCTTCATTTCCCCGCCTTATCTCAGCCAGGTCGCTGCTGAAGCGTCCTTTGGCGCGGACGAGGAGCTTGAGGCGACCAAGGCAGGCTATGCCGCCAACCGCGCGTTGCTGCTCGGCGAACTGCCGCGAATCGGCCTCGACCGGCTCGCGCCGGCGGACGGGGCCTTCTACATCTATGCCGACATCTCGCGGTTCACGAACGATTCCATGGACTTCTGCCGACGCCTCCTTGTTGAGACGGGCGTGGCGGCGACACCAGGGCTCGATTTCGATCAAGACCAGGGCCATCGCTATCTCAGGCTGTCCTTCGCGGGATCTGAAGCTGATTGCCGGGGCACTGTCGAGCGGCTTCGCAATTGGTTGCCGCATATTTGAAAACGTATCGACACTCACATGCGAGCTCGTATTTGGCGTGTTAGTTCTATTCCGCTGAAATACCTGGAATAATAATCTAATTATTTTTTGTTATATTTTTACCCGCGCGCATTGCATGAAGTCAGGCGTAAATAACATTATTTTCAACAAATATTTATGCAATTGGAAGGCATTGTTTTATTTCATTAAGAGTTTTTCATGGCGGATTTTCTATCGGCGGTTGGCGGAGCGCTTCTTGCTGCCTGGTCTCAAACGCCTGTCGGAGCGGGTGTCACTGCCCTGTTTCAACCACAGAATGTTACGATTAACCAGACTATTGAGCGAACAACGCGCGGTGTTGAAACTCAAAATGTAACCCCCCTCCCAGCGGGGCCGATCGATTGCGAGAGCAATCTTAAGCCCGGTTGGACAAGCGACGGCTCACACAAGGGCCTTCCTCTGCCCTCGTCATGCCTGACCACATCTTCCGGTGAAACGCCAAAGGCCCCGTTGGTCGAGGCCAATGCCGGCGCAGGCGAGGAGAGCAAGAGCACCGAGCCGCAGCAACCGGAGGGAGGGAACAACGCGGAACACCAAGGCGACGGGAAACACAAGGGCGATGGGGAGCACAAGGGCGAAGTGCCCAAGCCCCAGGGCGAAACGCAGAAGCGTGAGAACAGCGCCGAAAAGCCTTCGGCTTCTGCCAGCGATACGACCAAGGGCGATGCGGGCTACAATCGCATCTCACCGTCGCGGAGCGACGTGGCGCGGATGGCACTCGCGGCGCAACGCTTCAGCCGGGGGCTCATTGCGCAGCATCAATTGAACGCCGACGGCGGAACTGTGGCTGATGACAAGGCATCGGCGGGTGGTCCTGACGGGACGCTGTGGATGTCCCCGGTCGTTGGTCTGGGGCGTATCACCGCGACACGTGGTGGAAGGCTGCGCTACGACAGCAGGGGCGTCTTCGTGGGAGTTGACCGGACGTATGGCAATCTTCTTGTCGGCGGTATGGTTGGTCATCTTTCGACAAGCGGCCGGAGCGCGAACGGGAGGATCGATCATGACGGCTTCCAGGCGGCGCTCTATGGCCGTGTGGACCTCGGGTCATTCGTGTTGCGCGGCGATATCGGAGGATCCTTCAACTCCTATGCTTTGAGCGAGCGATCCCTCGCGGCTATGTCACGGCGCGACATGCAACGGTTCAGCGCCGCTGGCTACGGCTTCTCGGGGGGGGCCTTCGCCGGCTATGTGACGCAGATGGCCGGGATACGTGTGATCCCGGAGATCGGTCTGGAATTCGATCGGACGACGTTGTCTGGAATGCGCGGCGCGGCAGCCAGCGCTCGTCCCGATCTGGCCGGCGCCGTGACAGTCAACAACCTCCGTGGTCTAGTCGGTGGGCGCATGGAAATGCCCTTGCCGTTCAAGAAAGCCGATGGCGTGAACGTCAAGCTGAAGGCTTACTGGGCAAGGGATCTGGTCGCCGACAGTCCCGCATCCGCCATCGTGTTCCCGGCGGTCTTCAACCAGATGGCCGCGGACCAGAAAGCCACGGGCGCGCGCAGACGCTCGCCTGACGCGGCGATCCTGGGGGCCGAAATCGAGGGCCGGATCGGGAAAAACACCACACTCAGCGCAAGTTACGTCACCGAACGACGTGGCGCGGAGACTAGTCACGCTGTGCTGGCGGGCTTGCGCGTCAACTGGTGATCCTTTTCCGGGCATTCTGGATGCCTGGCAAGGTTCCCACGGGAGGCGGCCTGTCACATGGCAGCCTCCCGTTCATCGCAGATCGCATCCCTGTTCAATCTGTTATAGACAACTGGCCTCGTGGCTTGCTCCCGTCTCGTTTCCAGGACGCTGAATGCCGGCCCTGACGGCAGAGGGAACAAGCCAGGGATCACCATGAACATCGCTCCGCCTCAGCCCCAACACGGCAGGCTCACCCATGCTGAGGTCGTGTCGATCATTCTGGGCGTGATCCTGGCGATGTTCCTGGCCGCTCTCGATCAGACAATCGTCGCGACAGCCTTGCCGACCATCGGCCACGCCCTCGGCGACGTCGTCCATCTGCCTTGGGTGGTGACGGCCTATCTGCTCGCCGCAACGGCCGTGACGCCGCTTTACGGCAAATTCAGCGATGTTTACGGCCGACGCATTACACTGCTTGTGGGCATCGGTATTTTCATCGTCGGTTCCGTGCTCTGCGCGCTCGCCCCGACAATGCTCACGCTGATCGTCGGCCGGTTCATTCAAGGGCTTGGCGGCGGCGGGCTTATCGCGCTCGCCCAGACGATCATAGGCGATATTACCTCGCCAAAGGAGCGCGCCCGCTATCAGTCCTTCATCGCTTCGGTGTTCCTGTCCGCGAGCGTGCTGGGCCCGCTGCTCGGCGGCTTCTTCGCCGACAAGCTGCACTGGTCCCTGATTTTCTGGATCAATCTCCCGCTCGGGCTTCTCGCCTTCCTGATGACCTATCGCCTGCTGCGCAAGCTGCCTCGGCATGAGCGCAAGCATCGCATCGATGTGCTGGGCGGGATCATTCTGCTTGCCGCCACGGTTTCGTTGATGTTGCTGCTGAATTGGGGCGGTATCAACTATCCCTGGCTTTCCATCGAGATCATCGGGCTCGCGGTCGTTTCCGTCCTCGCCTGGATCGGCTTCGTCGCCCGTCTGCATGCCGCGCCGGAGCCCTTCCTGCCGCTATCGCTGCTCAAGAACCAGGTCGTTCGCACCGGCAATATCTCGACCGGATTTTCGATGGGTGCCTTCATCGGACTATCCATCTACCTGCCGATCTACCTGCAGACCGTCTATCGCTTCAGCGCGGGCGCGAGCGGTGTGGCCCTGATACCGCTCATGGCGGGAACAGTGTGCGGAGCATTCATCTCCGGCATTCTGATGCCGCGGGTCCGGCACTACAAGCGCCTTCCGGTGGTGGGCTTGTCGATCTCGACGATCGGCCTGATCATCCTGGCGATCCATCCGGAGCCCCTCCCACTCCTGGCTCTGGAAGCCATTTTCATCGTCATCAGCATGTCGCTGGGCACATCGCTGCCGGTGACGACCATATCTATTCAGAACGCCGTGCCCTTGCACCAACTCGGGATGACGATGGCGTTGATGAATTTCGCGCGGCAGTTGGGCGGCGCGGTTGCCGTCGCCATCTTCGGGGCCATTGTGCTCGGGCTGCTGTCGCACAGCGGTGAAGGCCTGAGCCACGAAAACCTCTCGGCTGCCTTCTCGGCCAGCACGGTGGATTTCGCGCCGACATTCCGGTGGGTTTTCATTGCGGCCGCTATTTGGTTCGGCATTGCCCTGTGCGCCCTGATCCGCATGGAGGAGCGCCCCCTGCGCAGCACGATCGGCGAGGCACCACCCGCAGCGATGGAGTAGGGGGCCAAAGTTCCACGCGGCAACAAAAAAGGGCGGTCGAACCGCCCTTTTTTTGTTGTCCTACACCCGGCACGGCTCCCCGAACTGTTTCGGAGAGCCCGCAACGGTCGGAGCGTACTAACCGCCGGTAATGGTGGCTTTAGCCCTTGACCACCAGCCCGTGCGCTTGGGACGATCTTTAGCTGGCGCGGATGCCTGCGCAGGCTCCACCTCGGGTGCTTGGGCGGCCTGTTCATCCGACGCGGCGGCAGGCTCGGCTTCTTGCGCGTCCGAAGCATCGGCGCTTGCCCCAGCCTTTGCCTTCGACGTCTTTGCCCGAGCCGTCGTCGCGGTCTTGCGCGGCGCACGGGTCGATTTTTTCTTTGCAGGCGTTGCGTCCTTCTCGGTGGACGCCGCTTCAAGAGCCGTCTCTTCGCCAGAAGCGGTTTCCGTTTCCGGGGCAGCCGCGACAGCATCTTGCGCCACAGAGGGTTCCTTCGTCGCCGCTGCCTTGCGACGGCGAGGCTTTGGCTTCGCCGTGGGCGCGGACTCAACTGTCGGCTCGGCCTCGTCAGCCGGGGCGACCGCCGGCGCAGCCGTCGCCTCGGCCTTCGCGGCCTTGGTGGAACGGCGGCGCTTCGGCTTGGTCGAGGGCTCGGCGGAAGGGGCCTCCGCGACGGTCGCCGGTTCCTCGTCCACTAGGGCCTCCACCGCCTCAGGAGCAGCGTCGGCTACCGCTTCAACCGGGGCGAGGATGTCGTCTGCGATCGGCGTGGCATCGTTGGCGGCCGCAATCGCCGGCACCTCGCCCTGAACTTCCTCGGCCGCGATAGCGTCGGAAGTGTCCTCGGCGTCGGCCTCATCTCCGGACGAATCCTGGTCGGCTGTTTCAGCGTGGAAGCCGTTCGCGGATTCGCCACGATTATCTCCGCCGCGACCGCCGCGCCGCCGCCGCCTGCGCCGTCTGCGCCGGCCACCTTCATCGCCATTGCCGCCTTCAGCTTCGCGGCGCTGGCCATCCGGATGCCGTCCGGCGGCTGAACCGCTCTGGGCCGCTTCAGCTTCAACTGGCTTGTCCTCGTCCCCGGAGGTCTCCTCGTCGCCTTCATCCTCGGCGGCAGGCTCGTCCTCCTCCTCTTCAGGAATGATGGTGTCGACCTGCACGCGGGCCGGGAACATCGAGGGTTCGGGCTTGACCGCGAGCTCGCCGCGCTCCAGCGCAAAATGCGTCGCGCCAACGAAGCTTTCATCGGCGACGACGGTAATCGTCACGCCGAAGCGCATCTCCAGATCACGCAGATGGCCGCGCTTCTGATTGAGGATATAGAGCGCGACCGTCGCGGGCGTCTTGATGGTGACGTTATGCGTGGCGCTCTTCAGCAGCGTCTCCTCGACGGAGCGCAGGATATGGAGAGCGATGGAGGGCGTTGCACGCACGAAGCCGGAGCCGGCGCAATGCGGGCAGGGGACGGAAGAGCTCTCCAGGACGCCTGTGCGGATGCGCTGGCGTGACATCTCCATGAGGCCAAAGGCCGAAATGCGCCCGACCTGAATGCGCGCGCGGTCGTCCTTGAGGCAATCCTTCAGCTTCTTCTCGACAGCGCGATTGTTGCGCTTTTCTTCCATGTCGATGAAGTCGATGACGATGAGCCCAGCCAGATCACGCAGGCGCAGCTGCCGGGAAATTTCCTCGGCCGCCTCGAGATTGGTCTTGAGCGCGGTGTCCTCGATATTGTGCTCGCGCGTCGAACGCCCCGAGTTCACATCGATGGAAACGAGCGCCTCGGTCGGGTTGATGACGATGTAGCCGCCGGACTTGAGCGTCACCTGGTTCGAGAACATCGCGTCGAGCTGGGACTCGACACCGTTGCGCACGAAGATCGGGAGGGTCTCACGATAAGGCTGGACCGCCTTCGCATGGCTCGGCATGAGCATGCGCATGAAATCCTTGGCCTCGCGGTAGCCGTCCTCGCCGGACACGTGAACTTCATCGATGTCCTTGTTGTAAAGGTCGCGGATGGCACGCTTGATCAGCGAGCCTTCCTCATAGACGAGGGCGGGGGCGGTCGACTTCAGGGTCAGCTCGCGCACGCTCTCCCAGAGGCGCAGGAGATATTCGAAGTCGCGCTTGATCTCGGCCTTGGTACGCAGGGCGCCGGCGGTCCGCAGGATGATCCCCATCCCATCAGGAACCTCGAGCTCCTGGGCCATTTCCTTCAGGCGCTTGCGATCGGCCGTATTGGTGATCTTGCGCGAAATGCCGCCGCCACGAGCGGTATTGGGCATCAGCACGGAATAGCGACCGGCGAGCGAGAGATAGGTGGTCAACGCGGCGCCCTTGTTGCCGCGCTCTTCCTTGACGACCTGAACCAGCAGCACCTGGCGACGCTTGATCACTTCCTGGATCTTGTACTGGCGGCGCAGGGGGCGCTGGCGGCGGTCCGGCAGTTCCTCGGAGGCATCGGCCGATCCGCCGACCTGCTCGACGACGTCGTCCTCATGGGCGGCGTCGTCGCCATCGCTGTCGCCGTCCTCGTCGGACGTGGCGTCGGAGGTTTCGCCCTTGGCTTCGGCGACCGAGTGATCACCGTCCTGCCGGCTCTCGTCCGCTGCGGCCTCGGCGGTTGATGGGGCGGATGTCGCGGCCGCGTCCTCGGCGGCCGTTTCGTCACCACTGTCCGCGGGGACGGCGGCGGCGCTGCTCACCGTCTCGTCGTCATTGCGGCGTCGTTCGCGTCCCCGCGAGCTGCGACGGCTGGCGGCGCGCTCCTCGTCACGCTCGGCATCGCGCTCGGCCTGGGCCTCTTCCTCGATCAGGGCCTGCCGATCGGCGACCGGTATCTGGTAGTAGTCCGGGTGGATTTCGCTGAAGGCCAGGAAGCCGTGCCGGTTGCCGCCATATTCGATGAAGGCGGCCTGGAGCGAGGGCTCCACGCGCGTGACCTTGGCGAGATAGATGTTACCACGCAGCTGCCTGCGGTTGGCCGACTCGAAATCGAACTCTTCAACCTTGTTTCCGCGAACCACGACCACCCGGGTCTCTTCCGGGTGGGCCGCATCGATAAGCATTTTGTTGGCCATTGTTAACTCTCGTATGGGCGGCCGTCGCGCGGAGAGTCATGGGCCTGGACGTCTTGATGCTGAAGGCCATGGCGCCGCTGTCGAGCGACGGCCTGCCAATCCGGAACAATCTGCCAGTCCAACCCGCCGGGGAGGCGGGGACACGCGAAAGCACGCTGACGCGCCGGGGGAGGCCGGCGCCAGATGGATGTGAAAGGTGGGATGCACAACGGGCTAGGTGACGACGGCAGGCGGAAAACGCGGACGGGTGCGCAAACCCCGCCGCCGTGTCTGTGACGGCCAGCGTTGCTGCGAGGCGTGCCCGGTCCGGTGAGCTGCCCATATCCTCCAAGCCTTTAACTCATCAGGCCCGCGAACGCCGTGACCGGCGTCCGCGAGAGGCTACGGGTGCGCCGCAGCCATTATTTCAATTCCATGCCGAGGTACCCGACGCTCAGGCGCGGGCCATGACGGGCCCAGTCGCTTTGCTTGTCTGGCAGCCGCCGCGCGGGTGCGTGAAGCCGCCGCGCGTACACCGGAATGGAGACATGATTTCATTACAGATGCATAGCCGCCTTTGGCAAGCGTCATCCACAAGGTGATATGCGTGCAACGCTGTTTCCAAACCGTCAACGAGCCTGAATGATTGATTAACCATCAGTGACGTATGCCTTACATAGTGGGGCGGATCAGAAGCTTCGCGTGTGCCGGCCAACTGAAGCGATCACGGGGGATCGATCGAGGCCAGTACGGGTGATGGAGCGTGAATGATACGGATGCCTTGTGTACACGACGACTGAAATCCAGAGACGCCTCGTGCGTTTTGCCGTGGCCGGGGTGCTGCTGCTGCCCCTATGGGGCTTTCCCGTTGGCGCGGGCGCAACCGACGGGCGGACCGGCGACGCGGCTTCCCGTCAGGCCAGCATGGTCAGGGCCACC encodes:
- a CDS encoding autotransporter outer membrane beta-barrel domain-containing protein, which translates into the protein MVEANAGAGEESKSTEPQQPEGGNNAEHQGDGKHKGDGEHKGEVPKPQGETQKRENSAEKPSASASDTTKGDAGYNRISPSRSDVARMALAAQRFSRGLIAQHQLNADGGTVADDKASAGGPDGTLWMSPVVGLGRITATRGGRLRYDSRGVFVGVDRTYGNLLVGGMVGHLSTSGRSANGRIDHDGFQAALYGRVDLGSFVLRGDIGGSFNSYALSERSLAAMSRRDMQRFSAAGYGFSGGAFAGYVTQMAGIRVIPEIGLEFDRTTLSGMRGAAASARPDLAGAVTVNNLRGLVGGRMEMPLPFKKADGVNVKLKAYWARDLVADSPASAIVFPAVFNQMAADQKATGARRRSPDAAILGAEIEGRIGKNTTLSASYVTERRGAETSHAVLAGLRVNW
- a CDS encoding ribonuclease E/G — encoded protein: MANKMLIDAAHPEETRVVVVRGNKVEEFDFESANRRQLRGNIYLAKVTRVEPSLQAAFIEYGGNRHGFLAFSEIHPDYYQIPVADRQALIEEEAQAERDAERDEERAASRRSSRGRERRRNDDETVSSAAAVPADSGDETAAEDAAATSAPSTAEAAADESRQDGDHSVAEAKGETSDATSDEDGDSDGDDAAHEDDVVEQVGGSADASEELPDRRQRPLRRQYKIQEVIKRRQVLLVQVVKEERGNKGAALTTYLSLAGRYSVLMPNTARGGGISRKITNTADRKRLKEMAQELEVPDGMGIILRTAGALRTKAEIKRDFEYLLRLWESVRELTLKSTAPALVYEEGSLIKRAIRDLYNKDIDEVHVSGEDGYREAKDFMRMLMPSHAKAVQPYRETLPIFVRNGVESQLDAMFSNQVTLKSGGYIVINPTEALVSIDVNSGRSTREHNIEDTALKTNLEAAEEISRQLRLRDLAGLIVIDFIDMEEKRNNRAVEKKLKDCLKDDRARIQVGRISAFGLMEMSRQRIRTGVLESSSVPCPHCAGSGFVRATPSIALHILRSVEETLLKSATHNVTIKTPATVALYILNQKRGHLRDLEMRFGVTITVVADESFVGATHFALERGELAVKPEPSMFPARVQVDTIIPEEEEDEPAAEDEGDEETSGDEDKPVEAEAAQSGSAAGRHPDGQRREAEGGNGDEGGRRRRRRRRRRGGRGGDNRGESANGFHAETADQDSSGDEADAEDTSDAIAAEEVQGEVPAIAAANDATPIADDILAPVEAVADAAPEAVEALVDEEPATVAEAPSAEPSTKPKRRRSTKAAKAEATAAPAVAPADEAEPTVESAPTAKPKPRRRKAAATKEPSVAQDAVAAAPETETASGEETALEAASTEKDATPAKKKSTRAPRKTATTARAKTSKAKAGASADASDAQEAEPAAASDEQAAQAPEVEPAQASAPAKDRPKRTGWWSRAKATITGG
- a CDS encoding MDR family MFS transporter, which translates into the protein MNIAPPQPQHGRLTHAEVVSIILGVILAMFLAALDQTIVATALPTIGHALGDVVHLPWVVTAYLLAATAVTPLYGKFSDVYGRRITLLVGIGIFIVGSVLCALAPTMLTLIVGRFIQGLGGGGLIALAQTIIGDITSPKERARYQSFIASVFLSASVLGPLLGGFFADKLHWSLIFWINLPLGLLAFLMTYRLLRKLPRHERKHRIDVLGGIILLAATVSLMLLLNWGGINYPWLSIEIIGLAVVSVLAWIGFVARLHAAPEPFLPLSLLKNQVVRTGNISTGFSMGAFIGLSIYLPIYLQTVYRFSAGASGVALIPLMAGTVCGAFISGILMPRVRHYKRLPVVGLSISTIGLIILAIHPEPLPLLALEAIFIVISMSLGTSLPVTTISIQNAVPLHQLGMTMALMNFARQLGGAVAVAIFGAIVLGLLSHSGEGLSHENLSAAFSASTVDFAPTFRWVFIAAAIWFGIALCALIRMEERPLRSTIGEAPPAAME
- a CDS encoding aminotransferase class I/II-fold pyridoxal phosphate-dependent enzyme, with product MTKPVSSASSDQFGPRLAARMANVAPFLAMDVLSAAKTKERAGDSVIHMEIGEPTAAAPRLAREAAQAALALGRIGYTEALGLPSLRAAIAGHYRRLYGRSLAPERIAVTTGSSGGFVLAFLALFEPGARVAIASPGYPAYRNILLALGLEPVPVAADASSGWVMQAETLRSIHAQAPLAGVLTMSPGNPTGTLMGRDALEAVGRTCRELGLWFISDEIYHGLTYETPAETALAFDDDAIIVNSFSKYFCMTGWRVGWLVVPERIVRPIERLAQNLFISPPYLSQVAAEASFGADEELEATKAGYAANRALLLGELPRIGLDRLAPADGAFYIYADISRFTNDSMDFCRRLLVETGVAATPGLDFDQDQGHRYLRLSFAGSEADCRGTVERLRNWLPHI